AACAATCACCCATTTGGCACAATATATTGGCTGGATAAGATAGGCCAGTTCCCAATACACTACTGTGACGTCGATTGAAATAATATATACATGTTATTCGACCAATACTTCAATAATAAATCAAAATGTTTTGTAAATATTTAACTCACCCCCTTGGCAAACTGAAGTGACGTCAGTGTAAACACACCCCTCGCGGAACCAAAGGACCCACAGACGTTGCAAAACGTAAGGTGCCCTTCTGTGCCTCACTTAAAATAAGCCAAATTCCAAATAAGtgttaaaatacaaaaaaatacaatttagaaACGTGTTACCACATGAGGAAATGTATATTTGAATTATATTTTCTACTGATACTTTTATAAAGTGAGTGGAGTTTCATGTGCAATATCTGGCAAGTGGAAGCCCAATTATTTTCTGGCGCGCGAGACTCAAAAAAGACACAACATAGCTTGGTTACAAGGTAAGACTGAAAATCCAATTAGATAGCTTGTATTTTAGCTCAATTGTGAAAAAGCTCTTACCTTGTTTCATGACAGTAATTATTTTGTCATCCAAAGCAACCGGGGGTTTCAATGCAAATCGAAGCAGGCTAATTTCCAAATATCATTCGCAAGCCTGTCCTACCTTACCATGAAGACCTCCAAAGCGCAATCTGAGGCTTCAACACAGGAGGAGTGTGGGGTTTGGCTGGACACTGTAGACCTCAAAGAAAAGGCTAAACAGGTACTGTGCTTTGGAAAACGTCTGACTCATTGGTTCTGACCCAGCTGAGTTTGTTGTCATGGAAACAAGATAGTCCACTACTATGATTCTTTATCATAATATACTATATGTTTTACTTGCTCTGAACTTGTGGAGACAATGACTGAATACATTCCCTAATTGTCATTTttaaaaactgttcatttctcatTCCAGAGAAGGCCATTGCGACCCATCTCAAAACAACTGAATCCTCTGGCCCGGTCTGGAGGCTACAGCTTAGCAGTGGCGCTGAATTTTACACAGACAAAAATCCAGATTCCTGTCAACAAACAGAGCTCTATATCCTCATTCTTTACCCCACAGCGCAAAGGTAAGCTCAGGTGCAGAGGAAATGCTGCTTCGGGATTAGGCTGTACTtcaacaaatggaatcatgtcaGCAATTGTTATTTACAGTAAGTAATGTGTTGTTAGTGTAATATGCCAATAATGTTTTAGAGGCTCCCCATGTCACTCTCTTTTACAGTAGCCCAAAAGGCACCTGCGTCTCCAGAGCCAAGTACACCTTCCACCTCCACCAGATGTGCCTCAACTTCACTCAGGCGTGTTAACATTGGGAGTGGAACCAAACGGAAACGTGCAGCGGGTTTAGAGTCAGGGGCACAGAGTACAGGAGCTCaacccaccaccctacagatGAGCCCGGAGCGAGAGAATGCTGCAGGCTGTGAGTGGGACAGGCAGAGCTTCAGGGAAAGAGCATATTGGGAGGTTTCCCATATGCCCCATCTTAACATGGACCATCAGTCTGAGGAGATGGAGGAACCAGACAAAAAGAGAAGGCTCTCTGTGAATTCCTCTCCCCCAGTAGAGACTGATACTCATGAGGAGGAGTGCCGTCAGGACCAATGGAGTGCCTGTAGCAGCCCACAGTATAGTCAAGATCTAAGTGAACCAGATTCTGAGGGGCAGTGTGTTCTGACACACCAGGAACTCCTTGTTGGAGTAAGACAGGCCAGTGACTCAGGCACTGCTTTCCCGGAGAGCCTGCAGAGTGAGGGTGGATTCAGGGCTTGGCTGGGTGCCCAGGATAGAAGCTCCACCCAGAAAAGGGCTGTCCCTTCTCATTTGATATCACAGCAGGTAGAAGGGAAAGAGAACGACTTACCACGATCAATGTCTTCGCCATCCCCAAACAAGatgtctcctcctctcagccCTGTTTCCACTCACAGATGGACGAAACCACATCTTCCATCACCACAGATACATGTTCTAGAACAGTCCATGAAACGTGTTCTAGAACAACCAttgagagagtgtgagggagacACTCTTGCCATGCTGTTCACACAGGACTCTGAGGGCTTCAGGGTGATTGCACACCGTGCTCTGGTATCAAGAAGCCCAATAAAGGACCAGACTAATGTATTAGCTAGTGGTAGAGACAGTATATTTGCTGCTGATAAAACCCTGctggaagaggaaggagaggagttgCTCTTCACCCAAGACTCTCAGGGAAACATGGTTATCAAACACTGACAATATATATTCATGTGTTTGAATGTATAATGGTGAAACTAATGAAAGAAATTATGaacattttagattttttgtGTGTTGTAAATTATATTGCAGGTTAAGGTTTCTAATGACTTATGTAATCACGTGTGTTTGAAAATCACTTATGGTCTTTACTTGAACACTTACAGTACCTGGATTGAAAATTTATTTGAGGTATCCAGTTTCTGAACATTTCTCTTTTCCACCTTTATGGCACTGAATAAAATGTAACACAAATAAGAGATTCTCAAGTCCAAATGAATGTCAAGACATCGCACAAGCACTAAAGTTTAGATTTTAATGTGAAAAACGATACATTTATGTACACTAAATTCACTGCTGGGTATGAATAAAGACATGTGAAAAGCACTAACAGTGTATTAACCCCATCTAAATGCTGATGCATTTGTGTCCCAATACAAAATGCATTAAAGAAATGAAGATCATTTAAGGTTACAGTGGTGTATTCAGACTAACAGGTACATATATTGACAATAGTTCAGTACACATTGAACATTATGAAAAACATTTCTCTGTGTTGATTTATATCTAAGCATATTAAGGCTTATGCAGTGCTGGTGACAGAGCAATCTACTGGTGGTGATGCTACAACCATATATTTGGGTTAGGAAAATTAATAAGAGATAAGCAAGATATATCTTAAACTAGTTATCAAATGCAAGTTCTCGCTATTGTTATCCTTAACTTCCATTTCACTTTGTCAATTAAGTCTGCTGTCAATGCAATATAGGCTAGTATATAAAAAATGTgttcaaaaaaacaaaacactccATCCTAATTCAGTGCTACCCCAGCTAGCACAAAGTTCTGAGAACCATTTGTTTTTAAAGCTTGGCTGGAGTGTTGTTgccctatggttattttgcatacaaccttctcACAACATTCTAGGGATGGAGCAGGATACCCAGCTAACACATCATTTTCTGAGAGCTATATGTTTCTGTGGTGGGAAATGTAGTA
This genomic interval from Salmo salar chromosome ssa27, Ssal_v3.1, whole genome shotgun sequence contains the following:
- the aunip gene encoding uncharacterized protein aunip isoform X1 produces the protein MCNIWQVEAQLFSGARDSKKTQHSLVTSNRGFQCKSKQANFQISFASLSYLTMKTSKAQSEASTQEECGVWLDTVDLKEKAKQRRPLRPISKQLNPLARSGGYSLAVALNFTQTKIQIPVNKQSSISSFFTPQRKVAQKAPASPEPSTPSTSTRCASTSLRRVNIGSGTKRKRAAGLESGAQSTGAQPTTLQMSPERENAAGCEWDRQSFRERAYWEVSHMPHLNMDHQSEEMEEPDKKRRLSVNSSPPVETDTHEEECRQDQWSACSSPQYSQDLSEPDSEGQCVLTHQELLVGVRQASDSGTAFPESLQSEGGFRAWLGAQDRSSTQKRAVPSHLISQQVEGKENDLPRSMSSPSPNKMSPPLSPVSTHRWTKPHLPSPQIHVLEQSMKRVLEQPLRECEGDTLAMLFTQDSEGFRVIAHRALVSRSPIKDQTNVLASGRDSIFAADKTLLEEEGEELLFTQDSQGNMVIKH
- the aunip gene encoding uncharacterized protein aunip isoform X2; translated protein: MKTSKAQSEASTQEECGVWLDTVDLKEKAKQRRPLRPISKQLNPLARSGGYSLAVALNFTQTKIQIPVNKQSSISSFFTPQRKVAQKAPASPEPSTPSTSTRCASTSLRRVNIGSGTKRKRAAGLESGAQSTGAQPTTLQMSPERENAAGCEWDRQSFRERAYWEVSHMPHLNMDHQSEEMEEPDKKRRLSVNSSPPVETDTHEEECRQDQWSACSSPQYSQDLSEPDSEGQCVLTHQELLVGVRQASDSGTAFPESLQSEGGFRAWLGAQDRSSTQKRAVPSHLISQQVEGKENDLPRSMSSPSPNKMSPPLSPVSTHRWTKPHLPSPQIHVLEQSMKRVLEQPLRECEGDTLAMLFTQDSEGFRVIAHRALVSRSPIKDQTNVLASGRDSIFAADKTLLEEEGEELLFTQDSQGNMVIKH
- the aunip gene encoding uncharacterized protein aunip isoform X3: MSLSFTVAQKAPASPEPSTPSTSTRCASTSLRRVNIGSGTKRKRAAGLESGAQSTGAQPTTLQMSPERENAAGCEWDRQSFRERAYWEVSHMPHLNMDHQSEEMEEPDKKRRLSVNSSPPVETDTHEEECRQDQWSACSSPQYSQDLSEPDSEGQCVLTHQELLVGVRQASDSGTAFPESLQSEGGFRAWLGAQDRSSTQKRAVPSHLISQQVEGKENDLPRSMSSPSPNKMSPPLSPVSTHRWTKPHLPSPQIHVLEQSMKRVLEQPLRECEGDTLAMLFTQDSEGFRVIAHRALVSRSPIKDQTNVLASGRDSIFAADKTLLEEEGEELLFTQDSQGNMVIKH